A part of Antennarius striatus isolate MH-2024 chromosome 21, ASM4005453v1, whole genome shotgun sequence genomic DNA contains:
- the itgb4 gene encoding integrin beta-4 isoform X2, with amino-acid sequence MGRWTLHLSVGIGLLAVLLACCYAEVNYCFASRAGTCSECLQSGKDCAYCPEETFNGPRCDLYSNILAHGCRAAAIITAQSNMIIEKKQQINMRLQQSQVSPQRMSMTLLPGEEKLVDVEVFAPTKGPLDLYILMDFSNSMADDLDNLKRMGKELAVLVEKLSNDYTIGFGKFVDKVIEPQTDMRPSKLREPWPNSDPPFSFQNVIKLTNDLNFFTSELQKEMISGNLDAPEGGFDAILQAAVCKDKIGWRTQSTHLLVFSTESAFHYEADGVNVLSGILSRNDEKCHLDGAGKYTEDINQDYPSIPTLVRLLGKHNIIPIFAVTNHSYTYYKKLQKYFPIAEVGLLQEDSSNILQVLETAFENIRSKMSIRAEDKPKAFEAQFLSTSGNVAQYGDFDFKPGAIGKFKMLLKAQRKFDESPVCQMDPNEKEGTMRVKPTTFNAAVNVKASVLCPTCDCEKTVVTKAARCHGNGDLVCGKCHCYEGWLSTFCNCSATTSALVTSQCIGPGTTEPCSGRGDCLECGTCVCYNPDQFEGDYCQYDKTQCQRYGGFLCNDRGSCVMGRCACTQGWEGNACECPKSNQTCLDSKGGVCNGRGKCVCGRCECLNSGIEMAATCEPNFQAQLGVCESSRSCVQCQAWKTGEKKEKEECDKCPFKITLVDELKESDQVLDSCSFRDEDDDCTYYYTVDNPKDPAVNDLEVQVLEKKDCPPASLLWLLPLLLFLLLLLALLLLCCWKYCACCKTCCQSCLALLPCCRRGRMVGFKEDEYLLRQSLLTSDHLDTPMVRTGPPKGTDVVRWKVTDNVHRGPNHPQALIKPNPKETIQYPISLRLNRLFSENLSRPESRDSEQLRKEVADNLNEVYKQIPGAQKVQKTAFRMQRNAGKRQDYTIMDTVLSAPRGSYPDIVKLTEKNIQSGNFHNLKVVPGYYTVATDRVAAGAIEFQEGVESVDVHVPLFVKDEDDDKKQLQVEAVDVPLGIAGIAKRFVNITIIKEHASSVFSFLQPAYTYSRQDGLANIPVSREIIEDGRTQVTYSTRDLTSKDKKDYVGVEGDLTYGPGETQKIVPVRLLERGEKDGLLEDKQVKQFVMDLSNPRQGAKLGRYPRTTVTITDQPEPSIMMFKKGTQNFTTSDPTYTIPVVRTRNQDSPATVKWRTKKAQRFELSGPLKFGPGESERNIVIDPKSHPGPIHPETFQLELFDPSSNASIGERKTTIINVTDGVPRSPEIAAMQQMGYPKPKPSGYLAAPPNLKAKATGPRNIRLNWDPVPGNPMGYKVKYWIYGDPEKDAQVIDVKTPQAELTNLYPYCDYETRVCAYNAMGDGYDTDVVSCQTLEDVPGEPGRLAFNVISPTVTQVSWAEPAETNGNITAYEVIYTPINDELKPVGAPKKVKIDNPKKRMLLIENLQSGQIYQYKVRAKNSVAWGPFRDATINLASQPDRPLSIPIIPDIPIVDAEAGDEYDSFLMYSSEVLKSPGGSKTPSVSGDEFMMNGKWEQNFLFPGGSGTRNLSASSSPMSTLSSNYRGAGGFTTDTTTTTYLSGPGSPRRLDMIGGGTEVIMRKRSENRGYTEENIRDSIVMGDASNKFPDQGGYTGMQSSSQSQFGYSLSQGSRARTPSSDVNEALYNLDRVLQDARLTPGVPDTPSRLVFSALGPTALKVSWQEPHCEKDILGYCVLYQLLNGGEVKRINVTNPAENSVIIQDLLPNHSYLFKVKAQSQEGWGPEREGVITIESAVDPKSPLSPMPGSPFTLSTPSAPGPLVFTALSPDSLQLSWEKPRKPNGDILGYVVTCEQLHGGDVRSFQVNGDSAETSLTVPNLTENIPYKFKVQARTTQGFGPEREGIITIESQDGSALSQYNNQSTVRREVFHMPTEVRTNVSHTVLNDPFFSEGMMMTTQHTETSGVLTRQITKEVVQRSVVGGATITKKMYYDS; translated from the exons ATGGGGAGATGGACGTTACATCTCTCAGTCGGCATCGGGCTTCTGGCCGTCTTATTGGCCTGCTGTTACGCTGAAG TGAATTACTGCTTCGCTTCCAGGGCTGGGACCTGCTCAGAATGCCTGCAGTCTGGGAAAGATTGTGCCTACTGCCCCGAAGAG ACCTTTAATGGCCCTCGCTGTGACCTGTACTCCAACATTCTGGCCCACGGCTGCAGGGCTGCAGCTATAATCACAGCTCAGAGCAACATGATAATAGAGAAA aaGCAACAAATCAACATGAGACTTCAGCAATCTCAAGTTTCTCCTCAGCGGATGAGCATGACGCTCCTACCAGGGGAGGAGAAGCTGGTAGACGTGGAGGTGTTCGCTCCAACTAAAGGCCCTCTGGACCTTTATATTCTTATGGACTTCTCCAACTCCATGGCTGATGATTTGGACAACTTGAAGAGGATGGGCAAAGAGCTGG CTGTACTCGTTGAGAAGTTGTCAAACGACTACACCATTGGGTTTGGAAAGTTTGTGGACAAAGTGATTGAGCCCCAAACTGACATGAGACCCTCCAA ACTTCGTGAGCCGTGGCCCAACAGTGACCCTCCGTtctcatttcaaaatgtcatcaaactTACCAATGACTTGAATTTCTTCACCAGTGAGCTCCAAAAGGAGATGATCTCTGGCAACCTGGATGCTCCTGAAGGAGGTTTTGATGCCATATTGCAGGCTGCAGTTTGTAAG GACAAGATTGGCTGGCGCACACAGAGCACACACCTTCTCGTGTTCTCCACTGAGTCTGCCTTCCACTATGAGGCCGATGGCGTTAACGTGCTGTCGGGGATCCTATCTCGCAATGACGAGAAGTGCCACTTGGACGGAGCAGGGAAATACACAGAGGACATAAACCAGGACTACCCTTCCATACCCACACTGGTCCGACTGCTGGGCAAACACAACATCATTCCCATCTTTGCTGTGACCAACCACTCCTACACGTACTACAAG AAACTCCAAAAGTACTTCCCCATTGCTGAGGTTGGTCTGCTGCAAGAGGACTCATCCAACATCCTGCAGGTCCTGGAGACTGCCTTTGAG AACATCCGATCCAAGATGAGCATCCGTGCAGAGGATAAACCCAAAGCTTTCGAGGCACAGTTCTTGTCCACCAGTGGGAATGTTGCACAATACGGGGACTTTGATTTCAAACCTGGCGCTAtt GGTAAGTTCAAGATGCTCCTCAAAGCCCAGCGGAAGTTTGATGAGAGTCCTGTCTGTCAGATGGATCCTAATGAAAAAGAGGGAACAATGAGAGTCAAACCCACGACCTTCAACGCTGCCGTCAACGTTAAGGCGTCGGTTTTGTGTCCTACCTGTGATTGTGAGAAG ACTGTTGTTACTAAGGCAGCCAGATGCCACGGCAATGGTGACCTGGTGTGTGGGAAGTGTCATTGTTACGAAGGCTG GTTGAGTACATTCTGTAACTGTTCAGCAACGACTTCGGCTCTGGTCACCAGTCAGTGTATCGGTCCAGGCACGACAGAACCCTGTTCAGGCCGAGGAGACTGCCTGGAGTGtggaacctgtgtgtgctacaACCCAGATCAGTTTGAGGGAGACTACTGTCAGTACGACAAGACGCAGTGTCAAAGATACGGGGGCTTCCTCTGCAATG ACCGTGGCTCATGCGTTATGGGTCGCTGTGCGTGCACTCAAGGATGGGAGGGCAACGCCTGTGAGTGTCCCAAGAGCAACCAGACCTGTCTGGACAGTAAAGGC GGCGTCTGCAACGGGCGTGGTAAATGTGTATGTGGCCGCTGTGAGTGTCTGAACTCTGGGATTGAGATGGCGGCAACCTGTGAGCCAAATTTCCAG GCTCagttaggtgtgtgtgagtctaGTAGGAGTTGTGTCCAGTGTCAGGCGTGGAAAacaggagagaagaaagagaaagaggagtgtGACAAGTGCCCCTTCAAAATTACCCTTGTGGATGAACTCAAAGAAT cggACCAGGTGCTTGATTCTTGTAGTTTccgtgatgaggatgatgattgTACATATTACTACACTGTGGACAACCCCAAAGATCCAGCGGTTAATGACTTAGAAGTTCAAGTGCTTGAAAAAAAAG ACTGCCCCCCTGCTAGCCTGCTGTGGTTGCTGCCACTTCTCTTGTTCCTCTTGTTACTGCTGgctcttcttctgctttgctgCTGGAAATACTGTGCCTGCTGTAAAACCTGCTGCCAG AGTTGTCTTGCCCTGCTGCCTTGCTGTAGGAGAG GTCGCATGGTTGGCTTCAAGGAGGATGAGTATTTGCTCCGCCAGTCCCTGCTCACTTCAGACCATCTAGACACGCCAATGGTGAGAACCGGCCCACCCAAAGGAACCGACGTGGTTCGCTGGAAGGTCACCGATAATGTGCACCGAGGACCCAACCACCCCCAGGCTCTGATAAAGCCCAACCCCAAAGAGACCA TCCAGTACCCAATTTCTCTCCGGCTAAACCGTTTATTCTCTGAGAACTTATCTCGCCCCGAGTCCAGAGATTCTGAACAGCTCCGCAAGGAAGTGGCTGATAAT CTAAATGAGGTGTACAAGCAGATTCCTGGTGCGCAGAAGGTGCAAAAAACAGCATTCAG GATGCAGAGAAATGCTGGAAAAAG ACAGGACTACACCATCATGGACACTGTCTTGTCTGCTCCACGCGGCAGCTACCCTGACATTGTCAAACTCACTGAAAAGAACATTCAGTCTGGAAACTTCCATAACCTCAAAGTGGTGCCCGGCTACTACACAGTGGCCAcagacagag TGGCTGCAGGAGCGATAGAATTTCAAGAAGGCGTGGAGTCAGTCGACGTTCACGTGCCACTCTTCGtcaaggatgaagatgatgacaagAAACAGCTGCAGGTGGAGGCTGTGGATGTGCCACTGGGAATTGCTGGGATTGCAAAACGCTTCgtcaacatcaccatcatcaaagAACATG CTTCCAGTGTCTTCTCCTTCCTTCAGCCGGCCTACACCTACAGCAGGCAGGATGGGTTGGCCAACATTCCAGTCAGCAGAGAGATAATAGAGGATGGACGCACTCAGGTCACCTACAGCACACGGGACCTGACATCCAAGGACAAGAAG GACTATGTGGGTGTTGAAGGAGACCTGACTTATGGACCTGGTGAAACCCAGAAAATAGTGCCAGTACGTCTGCTTGAGCGAGGAGAGAAAGATGGCCTCCTGGAAGACAAACAGGTCAAACAGTTTGTCATGGATCTCAGTAATCCGCGGCAGGGAGCCAAACTGGGTCGCTACCCAAGAACTACCGTCACCATTACAGACCAACCAG AGCCCAGCATTATGATGTTCAAAAAGGGCACCCAGAACTTCACCACGTCTGACCCCACCTACACCATCCCTGTGGTCCGCACACGGAATCAGGACAGCCCCGCCACAGTGAAGTGGCGCACCAAGAAGGCCCAGCGCTTTGAGCTGTCTGGCCCACTAAAGTTTGGTCCCGGAGAGTCGGAGAGGAACATAGTGATTGACCCAAAGTCCCACCCAGGCCCAATCCACCCAGAGACCTTCCAGTTGGAGCTGTTTGACCCAAGCAGTAATGCTTCAATTGGAGAAAGGAAGACCACCATTATCAATGTCACTGATGGAG TTCCTCGATCTCCAGAGATTGCAGCAATGCAACAGATGGGCTACCCGAAGCCGAAACCCAGTGGTTACCTTGCTGCCCCACCAAACCTTAAGGCCAAAGCAACTGGACCCAGAAATATCCGTCTAAACTGGGACCCAGTACCTGGAAACCCCATGGGGTACAAG GTGAAGTATTGGATCTATGGGGACCCAGAGAAAGATGCCCAGGTCATAGATGTAAAAACTCCTCAAGCTGAGTTGACTAACCTGTACCCCTATTGTGACTACGAGACGCGAGTGTGTGCCTATAATGCAATGGGAGATGGCTACGATACAGACGTTGTTTCCTGTCAAACGCTGGAAGATG TGCCCGGTGAACCTGGACGTCTGGCCTTTAACGTCATCAGTCCAACCGTCACTCAGGTCAGCTGGGCAGAGCCTGCAGAGACCAACGGCAACATCACAGCTTATGAGGTCATCTACACACCCATTAATGATGAACTGA AGCCAGTGGGCGCTCCTAAGAAAGTCAAGATCGACAACCCCAAGAAGCGAATGTTGTTGATTGAGAACCTCCAGAGCGGCCAGATCTACCAGTACAAAGTCCGAGCAAAGAACAGTGTAGCCTGGGGCCCCTTCAGAGATGCCACCATCAACTTGGCATCACAGCCTGACAGACCTCTGTCCA TTCCCATCATTCCAGATATTCCTATTGTGGATGCAGAGGCAGGAGATGAGTATGACAGCTTCCTGATGTACAGCAGTGAGGTGCTGAAGTCCCCCGGAGGCTCAAAGACACCCAGCGTCTCCGGTGATG AGTTCATGATGAATGGGAAGTGGGAGCAGAACTTCCTTTTCCCAGGTGGATCAGGGACGCGTAACTTGTCAGCATCGTCCTCTCCCATGTCAACATTGAGCTCAAACTACAGAGGGGCTGGTGGCTTCACCACAGACACAACTACCACCACCTACCTGTCTGGACCAG GAAGCCCTCGTAGACTGGATATGATTGGAGGAGGAACAGAAGTTATCATGAGGAAGCGCTCAGAAAACAGAGGTTACACAGAGGAAAACATCCGAGACTCTATTGTCATGGGAGACGCGTCAAACAAGTTCCCAGATCAAG GTGGCTACACTGGGATGCAGAGCAGCTCACAGAGCCAGTTCGGCTACAGCCTGTCTCAGGGTTCGAGGGCCAGGACCCCGTCTTCAGACGTCAATGAAGCCCTTTATAATCTGGACAGGGTGCTCCAGG ATGCACGCCTGACACCTGGCGTTCCAGACACCCCCAGCAGACTGGTGTTTTCAGCTCTGGGTCCCACTGCCCTAAAGGTCAGCTGGCAGGAGCCCCACTGTGAGAAAGATATCCTGGGCTACTGTGTTCTTTACCAGCTGCTCAACGGAG GTGAGGTGAAGCGTATTAATGTGACCAACCCAGCAGAAAACTCTGTAATCATCCAGGACCTGCTGCCCAACCACTCCTACCTGTTCAAGGTGAAGGCTCAGAGCCAGGAGGGCTGGGgtccagagagagagggggtcATCACCATTGAGTCAGCTGTGGACCCCAAGAGCCCCCTCAGCCCCATGCCAG GCTCACCTTTCACTCTGAGCACCCCGAGTGCCCCAGGTCCACTGGTCTTCACCGCTCTCAGTCCTGATTCCCTTCAGCTCAGCTGGGAAAAACCTCGTAAACCCAATGGAGACATCCTGGGCTACGTAGTCACCTGTGAACAGCTACATGGTGGAG ATGTGCGTTCCTTCCAGGTGAATGGGGACAGCGCCGAGACCAGTCTGACCGTCCCAAACCTGACGGAGAACATTCCCTACAAGTTTAAAGTGCAGGCTCGAACCACGCAGGGCTTCGGTCCTGAGAGAGAAGGCATCATCACTATAGAGTCTCAGGATGGAA GTGCTTTATCTCAGTACAACAACCAATCGACTGTGAGAAGGGAAGTTTTCCACATGCCCACAGAGGTCAGAACTAACGTTTCTCACACCGTGCTCAACGACCCCTTCTTCTCAG AAGGGATGATGATGACCACGCAGCATACAGAGACCAGCGGCGTGTTGACGCGTCAGATCACCAAGGAAGTGGTTCAGAGGAGCGTCGTGGGAGGAGCCACaatcacaaagaaaatgtattatGATTCTTAA
- the itgb4 gene encoding integrin beta-4 isoform X4, with protein MGRWTLHLSVGIGLLAVLLACCYAEVNYCFASRAGTCSECLQSGKDCAYCPEETFNGPRCDLYSNILAHGCRAAAIITAQSNMIIEKKQQINMRLQQSQVSPQRMSMTLLPGEEKLVDVEVFAPTKGPLDLYILMDFSNSMADDLDNLKRMGKELAVLVEKLSNDYTIGFGKFVDKVIEPQTDMRPSKLREPWPNSDPPFSFQNVIKLTNDLNFFTSELQKEMISGNLDAPEGGFDAILQAAVCKDKIGWRTQSTHLLVFSTESAFHYEADGVNVLSGILSRNDEKCHLDGAGKYTEDINQDYPSIPTLVRLLGKHNIIPIFAVTNHSYTYYKKLQKYFPIAEVGLLQEDSSNILQVLETAFENIRSKMSIRAEDKPKAFEAQFLSTSGNVAQYGDFDFKPGAIGKFKMLLKAQRKFDESPVCQMDPNEKEGTMRVKPTTFNAAVNVKASVLCPTCDCEKTVVTKAARCHGNGDLVCGKCHCYEGWLSTFCNCSATTSALVTSQCIGPGTTEPCSGRGDCLECGTCVCYNPDQFEGDYCQYDKTQCQRYGGFLCNDRGSCVMGRCACTQGWEGNACECPKSNQTCLDSKGGVCNGRGKCVCGRCECLNSGIEMAATCEPNFQAQLGVCESSRSCVQCQAWKTGEKKEKEECDKCPFKITLVDELKESDQVLDSCSFRDEDDDCTYYYTVDNPKDPAVNDLEVQVLEKKDCPPASLLWLLPLLLFLLLLLALLLLCCWKYCACCKTCCQSCLALLPCCRRGRMVGFKEDEYLLRQSLLTSDHLDTPMVRTGPPKGTDVVRWKVTDNVHRGPNHPQALIKPNPKETIQYPISLRLNRLFSENLSRPESRDSEQLRKEVADNLNEVYKQIPGAQKVQKTAFRMQRNAGKRQDYTIMDTVLSAPRGSYPDIVKLTEKNIQSGNFHNLKVVPGYYTVATDRVAAGAIEFQEGVESVDVHVPLFVKDEDDDKKQLQVEAVDVPLGIAGIAKRFVNITIIKEHASSVFSFLQPAYTYSRQDGLANIPVSREIIEDGRTQVTYSTRDLTSKDKKDYVGVEGDLTYGPGETQKIVPVRLLERGEKDGLLEDKQVKQFVMDLSNPRQGAKLGRYPRTTVTITDQPEPSIMMFKKGTQNFTTSDPTYTIPVVRTRNQDSPATVKWRTKKAQRFELSGPLKFGPGESERNIVIDPKSHPGPIHPETFQLELFDPSSNASIGERKTTIINVTDGVPRSPEIAAMQQMGYPKPKPSGYLAAPPNLKAKATGPRNIRLNWDPVPGNPMGYKVKYWIYGDPEKDAQVIDVKTPQAELTNLYPYCDYETRVCAYNAMGDGYDTDVVSCQTLEDVPGEPGRLAFNVISPTVTQVSWAEPAETNGNITAYEVIYTPINDELKPVGAPKKVKIDNPKKRMLLIENLQSGQIYQYKVRAKNSVAWGPFRDATINLASQPDRPLSIPIIPDIPIVDAEAGDEYDSFLMYSSEVLKSPGGSKTPSVSGDEFMMNGKWEQNFLFPGGSGTRNLSASSSPMSTLSSNYRGAGGFTTDTTTTTYLSGPGSPRRLDMIGGGTEVIMRKRSENRGYTEENIRDSIVMGDASNKFPDQGILCKLVGPTAGGS; from the exons ATGGGGAGATGGACGTTACATCTCTCAGTCGGCATCGGGCTTCTGGCCGTCTTATTGGCCTGCTGTTACGCTGAAG TGAATTACTGCTTCGCTTCCAGGGCTGGGACCTGCTCAGAATGCCTGCAGTCTGGGAAAGATTGTGCCTACTGCCCCGAAGAG ACCTTTAATGGCCCTCGCTGTGACCTGTACTCCAACATTCTGGCCCACGGCTGCAGGGCTGCAGCTATAATCACAGCTCAGAGCAACATGATAATAGAGAAA aaGCAACAAATCAACATGAGACTTCAGCAATCTCAAGTTTCTCCTCAGCGGATGAGCATGACGCTCCTACCAGGGGAGGAGAAGCTGGTAGACGTGGAGGTGTTCGCTCCAACTAAAGGCCCTCTGGACCTTTATATTCTTATGGACTTCTCCAACTCCATGGCTGATGATTTGGACAACTTGAAGAGGATGGGCAAAGAGCTGG CTGTACTCGTTGAGAAGTTGTCAAACGACTACACCATTGGGTTTGGAAAGTTTGTGGACAAAGTGATTGAGCCCCAAACTGACATGAGACCCTCCAA ACTTCGTGAGCCGTGGCCCAACAGTGACCCTCCGTtctcatttcaaaatgtcatcaaactTACCAATGACTTGAATTTCTTCACCAGTGAGCTCCAAAAGGAGATGATCTCTGGCAACCTGGATGCTCCTGAAGGAGGTTTTGATGCCATATTGCAGGCTGCAGTTTGTAAG GACAAGATTGGCTGGCGCACACAGAGCACACACCTTCTCGTGTTCTCCACTGAGTCTGCCTTCCACTATGAGGCCGATGGCGTTAACGTGCTGTCGGGGATCCTATCTCGCAATGACGAGAAGTGCCACTTGGACGGAGCAGGGAAATACACAGAGGACATAAACCAGGACTACCCTTCCATACCCACACTGGTCCGACTGCTGGGCAAACACAACATCATTCCCATCTTTGCTGTGACCAACCACTCCTACACGTACTACAAG AAACTCCAAAAGTACTTCCCCATTGCTGAGGTTGGTCTGCTGCAAGAGGACTCATCCAACATCCTGCAGGTCCTGGAGACTGCCTTTGAG AACATCCGATCCAAGATGAGCATCCGTGCAGAGGATAAACCCAAAGCTTTCGAGGCACAGTTCTTGTCCACCAGTGGGAATGTTGCACAATACGGGGACTTTGATTTCAAACCTGGCGCTAtt GGTAAGTTCAAGATGCTCCTCAAAGCCCAGCGGAAGTTTGATGAGAGTCCTGTCTGTCAGATGGATCCTAATGAAAAAGAGGGAACAATGAGAGTCAAACCCACGACCTTCAACGCTGCCGTCAACGTTAAGGCGTCGGTTTTGTGTCCTACCTGTGATTGTGAGAAG ACTGTTGTTACTAAGGCAGCCAGATGCCACGGCAATGGTGACCTGGTGTGTGGGAAGTGTCATTGTTACGAAGGCTG GTTGAGTACATTCTGTAACTGTTCAGCAACGACTTCGGCTCTGGTCACCAGTCAGTGTATCGGTCCAGGCACGACAGAACCCTGTTCAGGCCGAGGAGACTGCCTGGAGTGtggaacctgtgtgtgctacaACCCAGATCAGTTTGAGGGAGACTACTGTCAGTACGACAAGACGCAGTGTCAAAGATACGGGGGCTTCCTCTGCAATG ACCGTGGCTCATGCGTTATGGGTCGCTGTGCGTGCACTCAAGGATGGGAGGGCAACGCCTGTGAGTGTCCCAAGAGCAACCAGACCTGTCTGGACAGTAAAGGC GGCGTCTGCAACGGGCGTGGTAAATGTGTATGTGGCCGCTGTGAGTGTCTGAACTCTGGGATTGAGATGGCGGCAACCTGTGAGCCAAATTTCCAG GCTCagttaggtgtgtgtgagtctaGTAGGAGTTGTGTCCAGTGTCAGGCGTGGAAAacaggagagaagaaagagaaagaggagtgtGACAAGTGCCCCTTCAAAATTACCCTTGTGGATGAACTCAAAGAAT cggACCAGGTGCTTGATTCTTGTAGTTTccgtgatgaggatgatgattgTACATATTACTACACTGTGGACAACCCCAAAGATCCAGCGGTTAATGACTTAGAAGTTCAAGTGCTTGAAAAAAAAG ACTGCCCCCCTGCTAGCCTGCTGTGGTTGCTGCCACTTCTCTTGTTCCTCTTGTTACTGCTGgctcttcttctgctttgctgCTGGAAATACTGTGCCTGCTGTAAAACCTGCTGCCAG AGTTGTCTTGCCCTGCTGCCTTGCTGTAGGAGAG GTCGCATGGTTGGCTTCAAGGAGGATGAGTATTTGCTCCGCCAGTCCCTGCTCACTTCAGACCATCTAGACACGCCAATGGTGAGAACCGGCCCACCCAAAGGAACCGACGTGGTTCGCTGGAAGGTCACCGATAATGTGCACCGAGGACCCAACCACCCCCAGGCTCTGATAAAGCCCAACCCCAAAGAGACCA TCCAGTACCCAATTTCTCTCCGGCTAAACCGTTTATTCTCTGAGAACTTATCTCGCCCCGAGTCCAGAGATTCTGAACAGCTCCGCAAGGAAGTGGCTGATAAT CTAAATGAGGTGTACAAGCAGATTCCTGGTGCGCAGAAGGTGCAAAAAACAGCATTCAG GATGCAGAGAAATGCTGGAAAAAG ACAGGACTACACCATCATGGACACTGTCTTGTCTGCTCCACGCGGCAGCTACCCTGACATTGTCAAACTCACTGAAAAGAACATTCAGTCTGGAAACTTCCATAACCTCAAAGTGGTGCCCGGCTACTACACAGTGGCCAcagacagag TGGCTGCAGGAGCGATAGAATTTCAAGAAGGCGTGGAGTCAGTCGACGTTCACGTGCCACTCTTCGtcaaggatgaagatgatgacaagAAACAGCTGCAGGTGGAGGCTGTGGATGTGCCACTGGGAATTGCTGGGATTGCAAAACGCTTCgtcaacatcaccatcatcaaagAACATG CTTCCAGTGTCTTCTCCTTCCTTCAGCCGGCCTACACCTACAGCAGGCAGGATGGGTTGGCCAACATTCCAGTCAGCAGAGAGATAATAGAGGATGGACGCACTCAGGTCACCTACAGCACACGGGACCTGACATCCAAGGACAAGAAG GACTATGTGGGTGTTGAAGGAGACCTGACTTATGGACCTGGTGAAACCCAGAAAATAGTGCCAGTACGTCTGCTTGAGCGAGGAGAGAAAGATGGCCTCCTGGAAGACAAACAGGTCAAACAGTTTGTCATGGATCTCAGTAATCCGCGGCAGGGAGCCAAACTGGGTCGCTACCCAAGAACTACCGTCACCATTACAGACCAACCAG AGCCCAGCATTATGATGTTCAAAAAGGGCACCCAGAACTTCACCACGTCTGACCCCACCTACACCATCCCTGTGGTCCGCACACGGAATCAGGACAGCCCCGCCACAGTGAAGTGGCGCACCAAGAAGGCCCAGCGCTTTGAGCTGTCTGGCCCACTAAAGTTTGGTCCCGGAGAGTCGGAGAGGAACATAGTGATTGACCCAAAGTCCCACCCAGGCCCAATCCACCCAGAGACCTTCCAGTTGGAGCTGTTTGACCCAAGCAGTAATGCTTCAATTGGAGAAAGGAAGACCACCATTATCAATGTCACTGATGGAG TTCCTCGATCTCCAGAGATTGCAGCAATGCAACAGATGGGCTACCCGAAGCCGAAACCCAGTGGTTACCTTGCTGCCCCACCAAACCTTAAGGCCAAAGCAACTGGACCCAGAAATATCCGTCTAAACTGGGACCCAGTACCTGGAAACCCCATGGGGTACAAG GTGAAGTATTGGATCTATGGGGACCCAGAGAAAGATGCCCAGGTCATAGATGTAAAAACTCCTCAAGCTGAGTTGACTAACCTGTACCCCTATTGTGACTACGAGACGCGAGTGTGTGCCTATAATGCAATGGGAGATGGCTACGATACAGACGTTGTTTCCTGTCAAACGCTGGAAGATG TGCCCGGTGAACCTGGACGTCTGGCCTTTAACGTCATCAGTCCAACCGTCACTCAGGTCAGCTGGGCAGAGCCTGCAGAGACCAACGGCAACATCACAGCTTATGAGGTCATCTACACACCCATTAATGATGAACTGA AGCCAGTGGGCGCTCCTAAGAAAGTCAAGATCGACAACCCCAAGAAGCGAATGTTGTTGATTGAGAACCTCCAGAGCGGCCAGATCTACCAGTACAAAGTCCGAGCAAAGAACAGTGTAGCCTGGGGCCCCTTCAGAGATGCCACCATCAACTTGGCATCACAGCCTGACAGACCTCTGTCCA TTCCCATCATTCCAGATATTCCTATTGTGGATGCAGAGGCAGGAGATGAGTATGACAGCTTCCTGATGTACAGCAGTGAGGTGCTGAAGTCCCCCGGAGGCTCAAAGACACCCAGCGTCTCCGGTGATG AGTTCATGATGAATGGGAAGTGGGAGCAGAACTTCCTTTTCCCAGGTGGATCAGGGACGCGTAACTTGTCAGCATCGTCCTCTCCCATGTCAACATTGAGCTCAAACTACAGAGGGGCTGGTGGCTTCACCACAGACACAACTACCACCACCTACCTGTCTGGACCAG GAAGCCCTCGTAGACTGGATATGATTGGAGGAGGAACAGAAGTTATCATGAGGAAGCGCTCAGAAAACAGAGGTTACACAGAGGAAAACATCCGAGACTCTATTGTCATGGGAGACGCGTCAAACAAGTTCCCAGATCAAG GAATACTCTGCAAGCTGGTGGGGCCGACGGCTGGGGGTTCCTAA